One segment of Anopheles stephensi strain Indian chromosome 3, UCI_ANSTEP_V1.0, whole genome shotgun sequence DNA contains the following:
- the LOC118513318 gene encoding probable serine/threonine-protein kinase yakA isoform X2, producing MICNEDVVNWFRDLKSYSRIDTMCIMLNMCLPFELRFLGTYLEELGRRDAPELRGAELKVNNPQEFIADIASGEPTDQRIRRKMALFLALYRACNHAYANELFKTLEGWGARTDLQRLFEEDDQQELLLVYTMATNHPVFSFEQRLHCGEIFTKLKSWETKTSREDVTLEQQQQQQQQQHHAQHHQHHQQPPSQHHSMDSLHSNSPQQSPIQQQQQQLLHQPQHLQNSTPPPAVPPPGTATIHALPPNAAITMQNLPQGPASLGQPITLTYAGLPGLGQTIATDATLTPTHYLEPLHALPVQTDFTIPPPGPPAGTVSSRWVQNVYPQISFPPPASSPHMSNPSSPIQSRTTSPTRIHPSSVQHRISRNQQNDQQQQHQQHQQQQQQQQQNQSQMQSLKPVDETMVMLSQMQLRNGMRQTHNTLPRQSKQNYVSQLPPYHHQQQQQQQQQQHHSQRDSGMFHTANYNLKGGMMMDILNHQPNSTGSDSGSSIGSTGEVSPPETPGVVPPTSMPTIPHLRSNQSNNNMRNINGRPEKQYPSMTYSQLHQQHQQSVAHQQQQQQQQQQQQQQQQQQQQFAGADLMVTSTGQTFLTTGTTNGGATMSSTGNNGGTGSGVVSGQVLINQATQQGQFVYAGAPASFPQVSVSHRSVTNAALPHGTAYRTAPAYAQAIQSQQPQQQPTAEPILYQYHPTAVVAAAGVPGQTVVANSAIPYLPPQQTSSTVASTQTNLPGAVRSSPSPQIGLLQQSKVQTGSGSVVAYGATTTLPYTSSAPSCYNCGSLKHTGLDCPEASMEDMTRTSNFTLDYNTISTNSATSPGTVTTPTTASIPPVVGGTGNSNNNQTPGTVPVVDLTTVSANVSSTESSSTSSSTSSNSNSSSSSSSTGSNTNSGNGNSKSNITTSLSSSSSSSSNMISASSNNNNNNNHHLHHQHHLPHHHHHHHHHLHNHGNSGSVSSSSSNSNNSSMDVPLTGGLLPVDAVSGGGSNSGSNPSSGTSTSAAGGGGGNAGGNSNSAAGGGGSNNSSNLVSASGK from the exons ATGATTTGTAACGAGGACGTCGTCAATTGGTTCAGAGATCTGAAGAGCTACAGCAGAATAGACACCATGTGCATCATGCTGAACATGTGCCTTCCGTTCGAGCTGCGGTTCCTCGGTACGTACCTGGAGGAGCTCGGCCGGCGGGACGCACCGGAGTTGCGCGGGGCTGAGCTGAAGGTGAACAACCCGCAAGAGTTTATCGCCGACATCGCGTCCGGCGAGCCGACCGATCAACGGATCCGGCGCAAGATGGCCCTGTTTCTGGCGCTGTACCGTGCCTGCAACCATGCGTACGCCAACGAGCTGTTCAAAACGCTCGAAGGTTGGGGTGCCCGGACGGATCTGCAGCGACTGTTCGAGGAGGATGATCAGcaggagctgctgctggtgtacaCGATGGCGACCAACCATCCGGTGTTTTCGTTCGAGCAACGGTTGCACTGTGGTGAAATTTTTACCAAGCTAAAATCGTGGGAAACGAAAACCAGCCGCGAGGATGTGACGttggagcagcaacagcagcagcagcagcagcagcatcatgcgcaacatcatcagcaccaccagcagccacCATCGCAGCATCATTCGATGGATTCGTTGCATAGCAACAGCCCGCAGCAGTCGCCgatacagcaacagcagcagcaactactCCATCAACCGCAGCATCTGCAAAATTCGACGCCACCTCCCGCTGTTCCACCGCCTGGAACGGCAACAATTCACGCACTGCCACCGAATGCGGCCATTACGATGCAAAACCTTCCGCAAGGTCCTGCATCGCTCGGTCAACCGATCACGCTTACCTATGCGGGATTGCCAGGATTGGGCCAG ACGATTGCTACCGATGCCACACTGACTCCTACGCATTATCTTGAACCGTTGCATGCGTTGCCGGTGCAGACAGACTTTACGATTCCTCCGCCAGGACCACCAGCAGGAACTGTATCGTCACGATGGGTTCAAAACGTTTACCCTCAG ATATCCTTTCCACCGCCGGCATCATCCCCACACATGAGCAATCCCTCGTCACCGATACAAAGCCGTACGACAAGTCCAACCCGCATCCATCCGAGCAGTGTGCAGCATCGAATTAGCCGAAATCAGCAGaatgatcagcagcagcagcaccagcagcaccagcaacaacagcaacaacagcagcagaaccaATCGCAAATGCAAAGCCTAAAACCTGTTGATGAG ACAATGGTGATGCTGAGTCAGATGCAGCTCCGAAACGGCATGCGCCAGACGCATAACACGTTGCCCCGACAATCCAAGCAGAACTATGTCAGTCAGCTTCCGCcatatcatcatcaacagcagcagcagcagcagcagcagcaacatcattcGCAGCGGGACAGTGGGATGTTTCACACGGCAAACTACAACCTAAAGGGCGGCATGATGATGGACATCTTGAACCATCAACCAAACTCAACGGGCAGCGATTCGGGTAGTTCGATTGGATCGACGGGCGAAGTTTCGCCACCGGAAACGCCCGGAGTTGTGCCGCCGACCAGCATGCCCACGATTCCACACCTCCGCTCAAATCAGTCGAACAACAACATGCGCAACATTAACGGGCGGCCAGAAAAGCAATATCCCTCGATGACATATTCGCAGctccatcagcagcaccagcaaagtGTTgcccatcagcagcaacagcagcagcagcagcaacagcagcagcaacagcagcagcaacagcaacagtttgCCGGCGCTGATCTAATGGTCACCAGTACGGGGCAAACTTTTCTCACCACCGGCACGACCAACGGAGGTGCTACGATGAGTAGCACCGGCAACAATGGAGGTACCGGCAGTGGAGTTGTGTCCGGACAGGTGTTAATCAATCAGGCCACCCAGCAGGGCCAGTTTGTGTACGCCGGTGCGCCAGCATCCTTTCCGCAGGTAAGCGTATCGCATCGGTCCGTTACCAATGCAGCCCTTCCGCATGGTACCGCATACCGGACGGCGCCGGCCTATGCGCAGGCAATTCAATCGCAGCAACCACAACAGCAACCGACCGCCGAACCGATACTGTATCAGTATCATCCGACAGCGGTGGTAGCGGCTGCCGGTGTGCCTGGACAGACCGTGGTAGCAAACAGTGCGATACCGTATCTCCCGCCGCAGCAAACCTCCTCGACGGTGGCCAGCACGCAGACCAATCTGCCCGGTGCGGTACGATCATCACCCTCGCCACAGATTGGTTTACTGCAGCAGAGCAAGGTGCAGACGGGAAGCGGCTCAGTGGTTGCTTACGGCGCGACCACAACACTTCCGTACACCAGCAGTGCGCCATCGTGTTACAACTGTGGTTCGCTCAAGCATACCGGCCTAGACTGTCCCGAAGCGTCGATGGAGGATATGACGCGTACGTCGAATTTTACGCTCGATTACAACACGATAAGCACGAACAGTGCAACGTCACCGGGAACGGTAACAACGCCGACGACCGCTTCAATACCGCCGGTGGTTGGTGGAACGGGAAATAGCAATAACAACCAGACGCCCGGTACGGTCCCGGTAGTTGATCTGACCACCGTATCGGCCAATGTGTCATCGACCGAAAGCAGCAGTACGAGCagtagcaccagcagcaacagcaacagcagcagcagcagcagcagcaccggtagCAATACTAACAGCGGTAATGGTAATAGCAAGAGCAACATTACGACCagcctcagcagcagcagcagcagcagcagcaatatgATTAGTGCCAGCagtaacaacaataacaacaacaaccatcaccttcaccatcagcatcatcttccgcaccatcatcatcatcatcatcatcatctccacAACCACGGCAATAGTGGCAGCgtgagcagcagtagcagtaacAGCAATAACAGTTCCATGGACGTGCCCCTGACGGGCGGCCTGTTGCCGGTGGATGCTGTTAGCGGCGGTGGCAGCAACAGCGGTAGCAACCCCAGTTCCGGCACCAGCACTAGTGCCGCCGGAGGTGGTGGCGGCAACGCTGGCGGTAACAGCAACAGCGctgccggtggtggcggtagTAATAATAGTAGCAATCTCGTTAGTGCTAGCGGTAAGTGA
- the LOC118513330 gene encoding FAD-dependent oxidoreductase domain-containing protein 1: MFQALQRRSTKLGALRHASRRTSSALSTRYYVTSSNSGNKDNSSKSSDFSDQVEANKDNPISRTLKLIGNDVQRVKKFILPKGFTKQSATKDSASESVENYLQRYRRDDFQTHCDVLVIGGGGVGSSIAYWLKKRAREGLNVVVMEKDSTYAQASTCLSVGGLRQQFSIVENIQMSLFGADFMRNSKDYLGEDVDLNFTPHGYLLLASEAGAEQLEQNSKLQCALGAKNELLTASRLKQRFPWMNTEGIALGCHGLEKEGWFDPWALLSGFRKRAIEYGAHYVEGEMVGFGFQQQPDMLAEGIEEGAYEGINRAFVKMKDGEMREIKFAIAIIAAGAQSGAIARMARIGTGKGMLSIPLPVEPRKRYVYVFQCENDQGPGINTPLTIDPSGTYFRRDGLGGNYLGGKSPLPEEEPAIDNLDVDHGFFERTVWPNLAHLVPSFEAIKMKSSWAGYYEFNTFDENGIVGPHPYYNNLYIATGFSGHGIQQTPAVGRAVSEMIIDGGFRSVDLTRFGFDRIIVDQPMYEANIF; encoded by the exons ATGTTTCAGGCGCTGCAAAGAAGATCAACAAAATTGGGTGCTTTACGGCATGCTAGTAGACGTACATCGAGCGCATTAAGCACTAGATACTATGTCACCTCTAGCAACAGCGGGAATAaagacaacagcagcaaaagtaGCGATTTTTCCGATCAGgtagaagcaaacaaagataATCCCATCTCGCGAACACTAAAGCTCATCGGCAACGATGTGCAGCGCGTGAAGAAATTCATCCTACCGAAAGGCTTTACGAAACAGAGCGCTACAAAGGACAGTGCGTCGGAATCGGTGGAAAACTACCTGCAACGGTACCGGAGGGATGATTTTCAAACACACTGCGACGTGCTGGTGATCGGTGGTGGAGGCGTTGGATCATCGATCGCTTACTGGCTAAAAAAGCGTGCCCGGGAAGGACTGaacgtggtggtgatggagaaGGATTCGACCTACGCACAAGCATCTACCTGCCTGTCCGTTGGCGGGCTTCGGCAACAGTTTTCCATCGTGGAAAACATTCAGATGAGCCTGTTCGGGGCCGATTTTATGCGCAACAGCAAGGACTATCTCGGCGAGGACGTCGATCTAAACTTTACCCCGCACGGGTATTTATTGCTGGCGAGTGAAGCGGGCGCAGAACAGCTGGAACAAAACTCCAAGCTGCAGTGTGCACTCGGGGCGAAAAATGAGCTTTTAACGGCGAGTCGGCTAAAGCAGCGCTTTCCATGGATGAACACGGAAGGCATTGCGCTCGGTTGCCATGGATTGGAGAAGGAAGGATGGTTTGATCCGTGGGCACTGCTTTCGGGCTTTCGGAAGCGTGCCATCGAGTACGGTGCCCACTACGTCGAGGGTGAGATGGTTGGGTTTggcttccagcagcagccggaCATGTTGGCCGAAGGCATCGAGGAGGGTGCGTACGAAGGCATTAACCGAGCGTTCGTAAAGATGAAGGATGGTGAAATGCGCGAGATAAAGTTTGCGATCGCCATCATTGCTGCCGGTGCGCAGTCGGGTGCGATCGCGCGCATGGCGCGGATTGGCACGGGCAAAGGAATGCTGTCGATACCGTTGCCGGTGGAACCGAGGAAGCGGTACGTGTACGTGTTCCAGTGCGAAAATGACCAGGGCCCCGGAATTAACACACCACTAACGATCGACCCGAGCGGGACGTACTTCCGGCGGGACGGACTGGGTGGTAATTATTTGGGAGGGAAAAGCCCGCTGCCTGAGGAAGAACCGGCGATCGATAATTTGGACGTGGATCATGGATTTTTCGAGCGGACAGTGTGGCCAAATTTGGCCCATTTGGTGCCGAGCTTCGAAGCGATAAAGATGAAAAGTTCGTGGGCCGGTTACTATGAGTTTAACACGTTCGACGAGAACGGTATCGTTGGACCGCATCCGTACTACAACAACCTGTACATCGCGACCGGATTTAGTGGGCATG GTATTCAACAAACTCCTGCCGTTGGACGAGCCGTTTCGGAGATGATCATAGACGGTGGGTTCCGATCGGTGGATCTGACGCGCTTCGGGTTCGATAGGATCATCGTCGATCAGCCTATGTACGAGGCCAACATTTTCTAG
- the LOC118513348 gene encoding calcium load-activated calcium channel — MWADTLLIVFISIFTALLGEGLTWVMVYRTEKYQKLKGEVEKQSKKLEKRKETLGESLDKNHKKKIERDEEKLKNNNRDLSLVKMKSMFAIGFAFTALLSMFNSIFDGRIVARLPFVPISWIQGLSHRNLPGEDYTECSFIFLYILCTMSIRQNIQKMLGFAPSRAASKQAGGLFGPTPGQFK; from the exons ATGTGGGCCGATACGCTGCTGATTGTTTTCATATCCATCTTCACCGCCCTGCTGGGTGAAG GTCTCACCTGGGTGATGGTTTATCGCACGGAAAAATACCAAAAGCTTAAGGGAGAGGTCGAAAAGCAGAGCAAAAAAT tGGAAAAGCGCAAGGAAACGCTCGGCGAATCTCTGGATAAGAaccacaaaaagaaaattgaacgCGACGAAGAGAAGCTAAAGAACAACAACCGTGATCTCTCGCTGGTGAAGATGAAATCGATGTTTGCTATCGGTTTTGCGTTCACTGCCCTACTCAGCATGTTCAACAGCAT TTTCGATGGACGCATCGTCGCCCGCTTACCTTTCGTGCCAATTTCGTGGATTCAGGGACTGAGCCACAGAAATTTGCCCGGGGAGGACTACACCGAATGTTCGTTCATCTTCCTGTACATCCTCTGCACGATGTCCATCCGGCAGAATATACAAAAAATGCTCGGCTTTGCTCCTTCGCGTGCCGCGAGCAAGCAAGCGGGCGGGTTGTTCGGTCCTACGCCGGGCCAGTTTAAGTAA
- the LOC118513347 gene encoding dynein assembly factor 6, axonemal, translating into MSLLGSENIKLLQKLFKASEDDSSSDENEPAQDTVQQFGPGDIGEPATVKPKRKPPTDPTEHVKPCTYAPLEPHHSHPEAEQQPNTLEEWEAQQLQQDRTLFDSRKQPDYRISYRQTVATEDIYLQMNCKTPATASCEKMILEVFLTGEDDSVGIHQIELEVKDRRVIVGSPKHRLDLCLPHRINPDKGNAAWLSDQKTLRLTLTMVRELDFVNF; encoded by the exons ATGTCCCTGTTGGGTAGTGAGAATATTAAACTGCTGCAAAAGCTGTTCAAGGCAAGCGAAGACGATTCCTCGTCGGATGAAAACGAACCTGCACAAGACACCGTCCAACAGTTCG GACCTGGCGATATTGGAGAGCCGGCTACGGTAAAGCCGAAACGGAAACCCCCGACCGATCCGACGGAACACGTGAAACCTTGCACCTATGCACCACTCGAACCACACCACTCCCATCCGGAAGCGGAACAGCAACCCAACACACTCGAGGAATGGGAAGCGCAGCAATTGCAACAGGACCGTACCTTGTTCGATTCCCGCAAACAGCCAGACTACCGGATCTCGTACCGTCAAACGGTCGCAACAGAGGATATCTATCTGCAGATGAACTGTAAAACGCCAGCAACGGCCAGCTGCGAGAAGATGATACTGGAGGTGTTTCTTACCGGTGAGGATGATTCCGTGGGCATCCATCAGATCGAGCTCGAGGTGAAGGATCGACGGGTGATTGTTGGATCGCCCAAGCATCGGCTCGATCTTTGCCTGCCGCACCGGATCAATCCGGACAAGGGTAATGCGGCCTGGCTGTCGGATCAGAAAACGCTTCGCCTTACGCTAACGATGGTGCGTGAGCTGGATTTCGTTAATTTTTAA
- the LOC118513332 gene encoding probable 26S proteasome non-ATPase regulatory subunit 3: MVSQTATPTATAASEPIVDVEMESAEDAETAKKDAELLAVQEIRDHARQIDKAVVSKEPRFILRVLRSLPTTRRKLALVVVRSLAVQLYPAGPERDGIMAYIEDYPAGAQEPELPRPRAAIKSPLPEVDAYFHLLLLVRLLDKNDLPKATKCSQDLMAKIVGQNRRSLDLIAAKCYFYHSRVSELNNDLESIRSFLHSRLRTATLRNDFEGQAVLINCLLRNYLHYSLYDQADKLVNKSVFPETASNNECARFLYYLGRIKAAKLEYSVAHKQLVQALRKAPQQAAVGFRQTVQKLVIVVELLLGDIPERKVFRQAALRRSLGPYFQLTQAVRMGNLQRFGEVLENFGEQFRQDHTFTLIIRLRHNVIKTAIRSIGLAYSRISPQDIARKLGLDSPEDAEFIVAKAIRDGVIEATLDPEKGYMRSKESTDIYSTREPQLAFHQRISFCLDLHNQSVKAMRYPPKSYGKELESAEERREREQQDLELAKEMAEEDDDGF; this comes from the coding sequence ATGGTTTCTCAGACAGCAACACCGACGGCGACCGCAGCATCCGAGCCCATCGTGGATGTGGAGATGGAAAGTGCCGAAGATGCGGAGACGGCGAAGAAAGACGCCGAACTGCTGGCAGTACAGGAAATCCGTGACCACGCACGACAGATCGATAAGGCGGTCGTAAGTAAGGAGCCTCGCTTCATTCTGCGCGTCCTGCGCTCGCTTCCGACGACGCGCCGAAAGTTGGCATTGGTTGTGGTCCGGTCGCTGGCCGTACAGCTCTACCCAGCCGGACCGGAACGTGACGGTATAATGGCGTACATCGAAGACTATCCGGCCGGAGCACAGGAACCGGAACTGCCACGACCCCGGGCAGCGATCAAGAGCCCATTGCCGGAGGTTGACGCGTACttccatctgctgctgctggtacgcCTGCTCGACAAGAACGATCTGCCGAAGGCGACCAAATGTTCGCAGGACCTGATGGCGAAGATCGTAGGCCAGAATCGACGGTCGTTGGATCTGATTGCTGCCAAGTGCTACTTCTATCACTCCCGTGTGTCCGAGCTGAACAACGATCTGGAAAGCATTCGTTCGTTCCTGCACTCCCGGCTGCGTACCGCTACGCTGAGGAACGATTTCGAGGGTCAGGCCGTGCTGATCAACTGTCTGCTGCGTAACTATCTGCACTACTCGCTGTATGATCAGGCCGACAAGCTGGTAAACAAGTCGGTCTTCCCGGAAACGGCTAGCAACAACGAATGTGCCCGCTTCCTGTACTACCTGGGACGCATTAAGGCAGCCAAGCTGGAGTACAGTGTGGCGCACAAGCAGCTGGTACAAGCGCTACGAAAAGCACCCCAGCAGGCCGCCGTTGGTTTCCGCCAGACGGTGCAAAAGTTGGTGATCGttgtggagctgctgctgggagaTATTCCCGAGCGAAAGGTGTTCCGGCAGGCTGCGCTGCGCCGTTCGCTCGGTCCGTACTTCCAGCTTACACAAGCAGTGCGTATGGGCAATCTGCAGCGCTTTGGCGAAGTGTTGGAAAACTTTGGCGAACAGTTCCGCCAGGATCATACGTTCACGCTGATCATTCGCTTGCGTCACAACGTCATAAAGACCGCCATCCGTTCGATTGGGCTGGCGTACTCGCGCATCAGCCCGCAGGATATTGCGCGCAAGCTGGGACTGGACTCGCCCGAGGATGCAGAGTTCATCGTGGCGAAAGCGATCCGTGATGGAGTTATCGAGGCTACGCTGGATCCGGAGAAGGGTTATATGCGCAGCAAGGAAAGCACCGACATTTACTCGACCCGTGAACCTCAGCTCGCTTTCCACCAGCGTATTTCGTTCTGTTTGGATCTGCACAATCAGAGCGTGAAGGCAATGCGATACCCGCCCAAGTCGTACGGAAAGGAGCTGGAAAGTGCCGAAGAGAGACGGGAACGCGAGCAGCAGGATCTGGAGCTGGCGAAGGAGATGGCTGAGGAGGATGATGACGGATtttaa
- the LOC118513318 gene encoding myb-like protein AA isoform X1: MICNEDVVNWFRDLKSYSRIDTMCIMLNMCLPFELRFLGTYLEELGRRDAPELRGAELKVNNPQEFIADIASGEPTDQRIRRKMALFLALYRACNHAYANELFKTLEGWGARTDLQRLFEEDDQQELLLVYTMATNHPVFSFEQRLHCGEIFTKLKSWETKTSREDVTLEQQQQQQQQQHHAQHHQHHQQPPSQHHSMDSLHSNSPQQSPIQQQQQQLLHQPQHLQNSTPPPAVPPPGTATIHALPPNAAITMQNLPQGPASLGQPITLTYAGLPGLGQTIATDATLTPTHYLEPLHALPVQTDFTIPPPGPPAGTVSSRWVQNVYPQISFPPPASSPHMSNPSSPIQSRTTSPTRIHPSSVQHRISRNQQNDQQQQHQQHQQQQQQQQQNQSQMQSLKPVDEDQTMVMLSQMQLRNGMRQTHNTLPRQSKQNYVSQLPPYHHQQQQQQQQQQHHSQRDSGMFHTANYNLKGGMMMDILNHQPNSTGSDSGSSIGSTGEVSPPETPGVVPPTSMPTIPHLRSNQSNNNMRNINGRPEKQYPSMTYSQLHQQHQQSVAHQQQQQQQQQQQQQQQQQQQQFAGADLMVTSTGQTFLTTGTTNGGATMSSTGNNGGTGSGVVSGQVLINQATQQGQFVYAGAPASFPQVSVSHRSVTNAALPHGTAYRTAPAYAQAIQSQQPQQQPTAEPILYQYHPTAVVAAAGVPGQTVVANSAIPYLPPQQTSSTVASTQTNLPGAVRSSPSPQIGLLQQSKVQTGSGSVVAYGATTTLPYTSSAPSCYNCGSLKHTGLDCPEASMEDMTRTSNFTLDYNTISTNSATSPGTVTTPTTASIPPVVGGTGNSNNNQTPGTVPVVDLTTVSANVSSTESSSTSSSTSSNSNSSSSSSSTGSNTNSGNGNSKSNITTSLSSSSSSSSNMISASSNNNNNNNHHLHHQHHLPHHHHHHHHHLHNHGNSGSVSSSSSNSNNSSMDVPLTGGLLPVDAVSGGGSNSGSNPSSGTSTSAAGGGGGNAGGNSNSAAGGGGSNNSSNLVSASGK, encoded by the exons ATGATTTGTAACGAGGACGTCGTCAATTGGTTCAGAGATCTGAAGAGCTACAGCAGAATAGACACCATGTGCATCATGCTGAACATGTGCCTTCCGTTCGAGCTGCGGTTCCTCGGTACGTACCTGGAGGAGCTCGGCCGGCGGGACGCACCGGAGTTGCGCGGGGCTGAGCTGAAGGTGAACAACCCGCAAGAGTTTATCGCCGACATCGCGTCCGGCGAGCCGACCGATCAACGGATCCGGCGCAAGATGGCCCTGTTTCTGGCGCTGTACCGTGCCTGCAACCATGCGTACGCCAACGAGCTGTTCAAAACGCTCGAAGGTTGGGGTGCCCGGACGGATCTGCAGCGACTGTTCGAGGAGGATGATCAGcaggagctgctgctggtgtacaCGATGGCGACCAACCATCCGGTGTTTTCGTTCGAGCAACGGTTGCACTGTGGTGAAATTTTTACCAAGCTAAAATCGTGGGAAACGAAAACCAGCCGCGAGGATGTGACGttggagcagcaacagcagcagcagcagcagcagcatcatgcgcaacatcatcagcaccaccagcagccacCATCGCAGCATCATTCGATGGATTCGTTGCATAGCAACAGCCCGCAGCAGTCGCCgatacagcaacagcagcagcaactactCCATCAACCGCAGCATCTGCAAAATTCGACGCCACCTCCCGCTGTTCCACCGCCTGGAACGGCAACAATTCACGCACTGCCACCGAATGCGGCCATTACGATGCAAAACCTTCCGCAAGGTCCTGCATCGCTCGGTCAACCGATCACGCTTACCTATGCGGGATTGCCAGGATTGGGCCAG ACGATTGCTACCGATGCCACACTGACTCCTACGCATTATCTTGAACCGTTGCATGCGTTGCCGGTGCAGACAGACTTTACGATTCCTCCGCCAGGACCACCAGCAGGAACTGTATCGTCACGATGGGTTCAAAACGTTTACCCTCAG ATATCCTTTCCACCGCCGGCATCATCCCCACACATGAGCAATCCCTCGTCACCGATACAAAGCCGTACGACAAGTCCAACCCGCATCCATCCGAGCAGTGTGCAGCATCGAATTAGCCGAAATCAGCAGaatgatcagcagcagcagcaccagcagcaccagcaacaacagcaacaacagcagcagaaccaATCGCAAATGCAAAGCCTAAAACCTGTTGATGAG GACCAGACAATGGTGATGCTGAGTCAGATGCAGCTCCGAAACGGCATGCGCCAGACGCATAACACGTTGCCCCGACAATCCAAGCAGAACTATGTCAGTCAGCTTCCGCcatatcatcatcaacagcagcagcagcagcagcagcagcaacatcattcGCAGCGGGACAGTGGGATGTTTCACACGGCAAACTACAACCTAAAGGGCGGCATGATGATGGACATCTTGAACCATCAACCAAACTCAACGGGCAGCGATTCGGGTAGTTCGATTGGATCGACGGGCGAAGTTTCGCCACCGGAAACGCCCGGAGTTGTGCCGCCGACCAGCATGCCCACGATTCCACACCTCCGCTCAAATCAGTCGAACAACAACATGCGCAACATTAACGGGCGGCCAGAAAAGCAATATCCCTCGATGACATATTCGCAGctccatcagcagcaccagcaaagtGTTgcccatcagcagcaacagcagcagcagcagcaacagcagcagcaacagcagcagcaacagcaacagtttgCCGGCGCTGATCTAATGGTCACCAGTACGGGGCAAACTTTTCTCACCACCGGCACGACCAACGGAGGTGCTACGATGAGTAGCACCGGCAACAATGGAGGTACCGGCAGTGGAGTTGTGTCCGGACAGGTGTTAATCAATCAGGCCACCCAGCAGGGCCAGTTTGTGTACGCCGGTGCGCCAGCATCCTTTCCGCAGGTAAGCGTATCGCATCGGTCCGTTACCAATGCAGCCCTTCCGCATGGTACCGCATACCGGACGGCGCCGGCCTATGCGCAGGCAATTCAATCGCAGCAACCACAACAGCAACCGACCGCCGAACCGATACTGTATCAGTATCATCCGACAGCGGTGGTAGCGGCTGCCGGTGTGCCTGGACAGACCGTGGTAGCAAACAGTGCGATACCGTATCTCCCGCCGCAGCAAACCTCCTCGACGGTGGCCAGCACGCAGACCAATCTGCCCGGTGCGGTACGATCATCACCCTCGCCACAGATTGGTTTACTGCAGCAGAGCAAGGTGCAGACGGGAAGCGGCTCAGTGGTTGCTTACGGCGCGACCACAACACTTCCGTACACCAGCAGTGCGCCATCGTGTTACAACTGTGGTTCGCTCAAGCATACCGGCCTAGACTGTCCCGAAGCGTCGATGGAGGATATGACGCGTACGTCGAATTTTACGCTCGATTACAACACGATAAGCACGAACAGTGCAACGTCACCGGGAACGGTAACAACGCCGACGACCGCTTCAATACCGCCGGTGGTTGGTGGAACGGGAAATAGCAATAACAACCAGACGCCCGGTACGGTCCCGGTAGTTGATCTGACCACCGTATCGGCCAATGTGTCATCGACCGAAAGCAGCAGTACGAGCagtagcaccagcagcaacagcaacagcagcagcagcagcagcagcaccggtagCAATACTAACAGCGGTAATGGTAATAGCAAGAGCAACATTACGACCagcctcagcagcagcagcagcagcagcagcaatatgATTAGTGCCAGCagtaacaacaataacaacaacaaccatcaccttcaccatcagcatcatcttccgcaccatcatcatcatcatcatcatcatctccacAACCACGGCAATAGTGGCAGCgtgagcagcagtagcagtaacAGCAATAACAGTTCCATGGACGTGCCCCTGACGGGCGGCCTGTTGCCGGTGGATGCTGTTAGCGGCGGTGGCAGCAACAGCGGTAGCAACCCCAGTTCCGGCACCAGCACTAGTGCCGCCGGAGGTGGTGGCGGCAACGCTGGCGGTAACAGCAACAGCGctgccggtggtggcggtagTAATAATAGTAGCAATCTCGTTAGTGCTAGCGGTAAGTGA